In bacterium 336/3, the following proteins share a genomic window:
- a CDS encoding phytanoyl-CoA dioxygenase, with protein MKKLKSQLENEGFCIVEGIYTEQEIKNIIDIIDQTESNNTTFRKSKDLFAIRQFHKEVPETLPHIFNDSLKNILLNWFDEGYFITKSIYFDKPADSNWFVAYHQDLTISVNQKVDLPDYQGWIQKQNQYSVQPPVNILENNFTIRIHLDDTTSENGALKVIPLSHQKGILRPENFNFKSEKETVCTVKSGGVMFMKPLILHASNKTTNQARRRVIHIEFSNQILPTPLEWSEKHPIF; from the coding sequence ATGAAAAAACTGAAATCACAGCTTGAAAACGAAGGTTTTTGTATTGTAGAGGGTATTTATACAGAACAAGAAATCAAAAATATAATTGACATCATTGATCAAACTGAAAGTAATAACACAACATTTAGAAAGAGTAAAGACTTGTTTGCAATACGTCAGTTTCATAAAGAAGTTCCAGAAACATTACCTCATATTTTTAATGATTCCTTAAAAAATATCTTGTTAAATTGGTTTGATGAAGGTTATTTCATCACTAAATCTATATATTTTGATAAACCTGCTGATTCAAACTGGTTTGTGGCTTACCATCAGGATTTAACCATTTCTGTAAATCAAAAGGTAGATTTGCCTGATTATCAAGGTTGGATACAAAAACAAAATCAGTATTCGGTACAGCCACCAGTAAATATTTTAGAAAATAATTTTACAATCCGAATTCATTTAGATGATACTACATCTGAGAATGGTGCTTTAAAAGTTATTCCACTTTCTCATCAAAAAGGCATATTAAGACCAGAAAATTTCAACTTCAAATCTGAAAAAGAAACAGTTTGCACAGTAAAAAGTGGAGGTGTAATGTTTATGAAACCTCTTATCTTACATGCTTCTAATAAAACAACCAATCAAGCAAGAAGAAGGGTTATTCATATAGAATTCAGTAATCAAATATTGCCAACGCCTTTAGAATGGAGTGAAAAACATCCCATTTTTTAA
- a CDS encoding methylglyoxal synthase has translation MKNIVLVAHDSKKAEMLEWASTHIETLKKFKIFATGTTGTILEQELQIPIEKLMSGPLGGDQQIGAKISEGIIDILIFFWDPLSPQPHDSDVKALLRIANVWNIPIACNEASANLLITSPLLTDVQYTRRIPDFSDYQQRNIKI, from the coding sequence ATGAAAAATATCGTTTTAGTAGCTCATGATAGTAAAAAAGCTGAAATGCTCGAATGGGCATCTACTCATATAGAAACTTTGAAAAAATTTAAAATATTTGCTACTGGCACAACAGGCACTATTTTAGAGCAAGAACTCCAAATACCAATAGAAAAACTGATGAGTGGACCTTTGGGTGGCGACCAGCAAATTGGAGCTAAAATTTCAGAAGGCATCATTGATATTTTAATATTTTTTTGGGACCCACTCTCTCCTCAACCCCATGACTCTGATGTAAAAGCCCTTCTGAGAATTGCAAATGTTTGGAATATCCCCATTGCTTGCAATGAGGCATCAGCCAATTTACTCATTACCTCTCCTTTGCTTACAGATGTACAATATACTCGCAGAATACCAGATTTTAGTGATTATCAACAAAGAAATATCAAAATTTGA
- a CDS encoding glutamate:protein symporter: protein MKKGITQNLTFQVLVAVVLGILLGIVFPDIAKKTEFLGTLFIKMIKMIIAPIIFLTIVLGIGKVGDMKKFGRIGGKALGYFIVMTTFALIIGLVVGNLIEPGAGVNPEKLKVEDVSKFLNKSKEKTGFDHITSIVPENVVGAFASGDILQVLFFSILFGIGIAKLGGQGSQQLLHTFENISHVLFKIMGIVMRFAPLGAFGAMAAAIGKYGLEILIPLGKLMITMYTTMACFIFIILNLVCLKFGFSLWKLLVYIKEEIFIVLGTSSSESVLPRMIEKMEHYGCSKQVAGLVIPTGYSFNLDGTAIYLSMSVIFLAQVFQIQLSLQEQLTIVGILILTSKGAAGVAGSGFIVLASTLASFPKIPLEGLGILLAVDKFMSEARSITNLIGNAVATLIIAKHEGEFSEIKQSLAEKQLNTKE, encoded by the coding sequence ATGAAAAAAGGAATTACTCAAAACTTAACATTTCAAGTGCTTGTTGCTGTTGTTTTAGGTATTTTATTAGGAATCGTATTCCCTGATATTGCAAAAAAAACAGAATTTTTGGGTACTCTTTTTATCAAAATGATAAAAATGATTATTGCTCCTATTATTTTCCTGACTATTGTTTTAGGCATTGGAAAAGTGGGTGATATGAAAAAATTTGGCAGAATTGGAGGGAAAGCTTTAGGCTATTTTATTGTGATGACCACTTTTGCCCTGATTATTGGTTTGGTTGTGGGCAATTTGATAGAACCTGGTGCTGGTGTCAATCCTGAAAAGCTCAAAGTTGAAGATGTTTCAAAGTTTTTAAACAAAAGTAAAGAGAAAACTGGTTTTGACCATATTACCTCTATTGTACCAGAAAATGTCGTGGGTGCTTTTGCCAGTGGAGATATTTTACAAGTATTATTTTTTTCTATTCTATTTGGCATTGGTATTGCAAAATTAGGCGGACAAGGCAGTCAGCAATTACTACACACTTTTGAGAATATTTCTCATGTGCTTTTTAAAATCATGGGAATAGTCATGAGATTTGCTCCTTTAGGAGCTTTTGGAGCAATGGCAGCAGCTATCGGAAAATATGGGCTTGAAATACTTATTCCACTGGGTAAACTCATGATAACCATGTACACCACCATGGCTTGTTTTATTTTCATTATACTCAATTTGGTTTGCCTAAAATTCGGGTTTAGTCTTTGGAAACTACTCGTTTATATCAAAGAAGAAATTTTTATTGTTTTGGGAACGTCTTCTTCTGAATCTGTTTTACCTCGTATGATTGAAAAAATGGAGCATTATGGTTGTTCCAAACAAGTCGCTGGGCTTGTAATTCCTACAGGTTATTCATTCAATTTGGATGGAACAGCTATTTACCTTTCTATGTCTGTCATTTTTCTAGCACAAGTGTTTCAAATTCAGTTATCTTTACAAGAGCAACTTACAATAGTTGGAATATTGATACTTACCTCCAAAGGAGCGGCAGGCGTTGCAGGAAGTGGATTTATTGTCTTGGCTTCTACACTTGCTTCTTTTCCTAAAATTCCGTTAGAGGGTTTGGGTATTTTACTTGCTGTGGATAAATTTATGTCTGAGGCTCGTTCTATCACGAATTTGATAGGTAATGCGGTAGCAACCTTAATCATTGCCAAACATGAAGGAGAATTCTCAGAGATCAAACAATCTTTGGCAGAAAAACAACTGAATACAAAAGAATAA